A genomic region of Macaca thibetana thibetana isolate TM-01 chromosome 14, ASM2454274v1, whole genome shotgun sequence contains the following coding sequences:
- the FAM76B gene encoding protein FAM76B isoform X2 yields the protein MGKGGREGSGSAVAQLNSNPYPLRLPPPLSGPKRERLARRHWVGWGGSGGGGRRWRRPRGPGLWRRGPGGREAGGGGGGGARGPGGGGGSRVLRRAPPRSGRRRRRRLRSRMAASALYACTKCTQRYPFEELSQGQQLCKECRIAHPIVKCTYCRSEFQQESKTNTICKKCAQNVKQFGTPKPCQYCNIIAAFIGTKCQRCTNSEKKYGPPQTCEQCKQQCAFDRKEEGRRKVDGKLLCWLCTLSYKRVLQKTKEQRKSLGSSHSNSSSSSLTEKDQHHPKHHHHHHHHHHRHSSSHHKISNLSPEQEQGLWKQSHKSSAAIQNETPKKKPKLESKPSNGDSSINQSADSGGTDNFVLISQLKEEVMSLKRLLQQRDQTILEKDKKLTELKADFQYQESNLRTKMNSMEKAHKETVEQLQAKNRELLKQVAALSKGKKFDKSGSILTSP from the exons atggggaagggaggcCGAGAAGGAAGCGGATCCGCGGTCGCGCAGCTAAACAGCAACCCCTACCCGCTTCGTCTCCCTCCGCCGCTATCGGGGCCTAAGCGGGAGCGGCTGGCACGGCGTCACTGGGTGGGCTGGGGCGGAAGTGGAGGCGGAGGGAGACGGTGGCGTCGTCCGCGGGGCCCTGGGCTCTGGCGGCGAGGCCCTGGTGGGCgcgaggcagggggagggggaggaggaggagcccgcggcccgggcggcggcggcgggtcTCGAGTTCTCCGTAGGGCCCCGCCTCGGAGCGGGCGGCGGCggaggaggagactgaggagcAGGATGGCGGCCTCGGCCCTATACGCCTGCACCAAGTGTACCCAACGCTATCCCTTCGAGGAGCTCTCCCAGGGCCAGCAGCTCTGCAAG GAATGTCGGATTGCACATCCTATTGTAAAATGTACTTACTGCAGATCAGAATTTCAACAAGAGAG caaaACTAACACAATTTGTAAGAAGTGTGCTCAAAATGTGAAGCAATTCGGGACG CCCAAGCCTTGTCAGTACTGTAACATAATTGCAGCATTTATTGGTACCAAGTGTCAGCGTTGcacaaattcagaaaaaaagtatgGACCACCTCAGACCTGTGAACAGTGCAAACAACAATGTGCTTTTGAtcggaaggaggaaggaagaagaaag GTTGATGGAAAGTTATTATGCTGGCTCTGTACTTTATCGTACAAAAGAGTTTTACAGAAGACGAAAGAACAGAGGAAGAGCCTGGGATCCTCACATTCAAATTCATCATCTTCATCTCTAACTGAGAAAGACCAGCATCATCCAaaacatcatcaccaccatcatcaccatcaccatcgtcACAGCAGTAGCCATCACAA aaTCAGCAATCTAAGTCCAGAACAAGAGCAGGGACTGTGGAAACAGAG CCATAAATCCTCTGCAGCAATTCAGAATGAAACTCCAAAGAAAAAGCCCAAATTGGAATCTAAGCCATCTAATGGAGATAG ctCTATAAATCAGTCAGCAGATAGTGGGGGAACAGACAATTTTGTCCTTATAAGTCAACTGAAAGAAGAAGTGATGTCACTTAAGCGTCTCTTACAGCAGAGAGACCAGACcattttagaaaaagataaaaag TTAACTGAACTAAAAGCAGACTTTCAGTACCAAGAGTCAAATTTGAGAACAAAAATGAACAGTATGGAGAAAGCTCACAAAGAAACTGTGGAACAACTTCAG GCCAAAAACAGAGAACTACTCAAACAGGTCGCAGCATTATCAAAGGGTAAAAAATTTGACAAAAGTGGAAGCATACTAACATCTCCTTGA
- the FAM76B gene encoding protein FAM76B isoform X1 produces the protein MGKGGREGSGSAVAQLNSNPYPLRLPPPLSGPKRERLARRHWVGWGGSGGGGRRWRRPRGPGLWRRGPGGREAGGGGGGGARGPGGGGGSRVLRRAPPRSGRRRRRRLRSRMAASALYACTKCTQRYPFEELSQGQQLCKECRIAHPIVKCTYCRSEFQQESKTNTICKKCAQNVKQFGTPKPCQYCNIIAAFIGTKCQRCTNSEKKYGPPQTCEQCKQQCAFDRKEEGRRKVDGKLLCWLCTLSYKRVLQKTKEQRKSLGSSHSNSSSSSLTEKDQHHPKHHHHHHHHHHRHSSSHHKISNLSPEQEQGLWKQSHKSSAAIQNETPKKKPKLESKPSNGDSSSINQSADSGGTDNFVLISQLKEEVMSLKRLLQQRDQTILEKDKKLTELKADFQYQESNLRTKMNSMEKAHKETVEQLQAKNRELLKQVAALSKGKKFDKSGSILTSP, from the exons atggggaagggaggcCGAGAAGGAAGCGGATCCGCGGTCGCGCAGCTAAACAGCAACCCCTACCCGCTTCGTCTCCCTCCGCCGCTATCGGGGCCTAAGCGGGAGCGGCTGGCACGGCGTCACTGGGTGGGCTGGGGCGGAAGTGGAGGCGGAGGGAGACGGTGGCGTCGTCCGCGGGGCCCTGGGCTCTGGCGGCGAGGCCCTGGTGGGCgcgaggcagggggagggggaggaggaggagcccgcggcccgggcggcggcggcgggtcTCGAGTTCTCCGTAGGGCCCCGCCTCGGAGCGGGCGGCGGCggaggaggagactgaggagcAGGATGGCGGCCTCGGCCCTATACGCCTGCACCAAGTGTACCCAACGCTATCCCTTCGAGGAGCTCTCCCAGGGCCAGCAGCTCTGCAAG GAATGTCGGATTGCACATCCTATTGTAAAATGTACTTACTGCAGATCAGAATTTCAACAAGAGAG caaaACTAACACAATTTGTAAGAAGTGTGCTCAAAATGTGAAGCAATTCGGGACG CCCAAGCCTTGTCAGTACTGTAACATAATTGCAGCATTTATTGGTACCAAGTGTCAGCGTTGcacaaattcagaaaaaaagtatgGACCACCTCAGACCTGTGAACAGTGCAAACAACAATGTGCTTTTGAtcggaaggaggaaggaagaagaaag GTTGATGGAAAGTTATTATGCTGGCTCTGTACTTTATCGTACAAAAGAGTTTTACAGAAGACGAAAGAACAGAGGAAGAGCCTGGGATCCTCACATTCAAATTCATCATCTTCATCTCTAACTGAGAAAGACCAGCATCATCCAaaacatcatcaccaccatcatcaccatcaccatcgtcACAGCAGTAGCCATCACAA aaTCAGCAATCTAAGTCCAGAACAAGAGCAGGGACTGTGGAAACAGAG CCATAAATCCTCTGCAGCAATTCAGAATGAAACTCCAAAGAAAAAGCCCAAATTGGAATCTAAGCCATCTAATGGAGATAG tagctCTATAAATCAGTCAGCAGATAGTGGGGGAACAGACAATTTTGTCCTTATAAGTCAACTGAAAGAAGAAGTGATGTCACTTAAGCGTCTCTTACAGCAGAGAGACCAGACcattttagaaaaagataaaaag TTAACTGAACTAAAAGCAGACTTTCAGTACCAAGAGTCAAATTTGAGAACAAAAATGAACAGTATGGAGAAAGCTCACAAAGAAACTGTGGAACAACTTCAG GCCAAAAACAGAGAACTACTCAAACAGGTCGCAGCATTATCAAAGGGTAAAAAATTTGACAAAAGTGGAAGCATACTAACATCTCCTTGA